In a single window of the Deltaproteobacteria bacterium genome:
- a CDS encoding adenylosuccinate synthase, with protein MRKKKPKCVVVVGAQWGDEGKGKVIDLLTEFSDIVVRFQGGNNAGHTLVVGGEKFVFHLIPSGILHETKRCVIGNGVVISPGVLIDEIDALRKRGYFRSDSQLLISEQAHLIMPYHQRLDLARERFQGRNRIGTTGRGIGPAYEDKMGRSGIRVADLLDEGVFRRKLEASLLEKNFTLTRFFKEEPCSKEEILEEYGVFRSRIAPFVANTSVFLNEAISEGRRVLFEGAQGCLLDVDHGTYPFVTSSNTVAANACTGAGIGPTCIDYVLGVSKAYTTRVGEGPFPTELHDETGERIRARGGEYGATTGRPRRCGWFDAVVLRHAVLMNGMSGLVITKLDVLDEMEKIRICTGYRYQGNLLRWVPANMEVLKHCEPVYEECEGWLKDTGGARSFSDLPLRARQYVKRLEKCIQTEVVRAGGVAFLHFMG; from the coding sequence ATGAGGAAGAAGAAACCGAAGTGTGTCGTGGTCGTAGGCGCCCAGTGGGGGGACGAGGGCAAGGGAAAGGTCATCGATCTCTTGACGGAATTCTCCGACATCGTGGTCCGGTTTCAGGGGGGGAACAACGCGGGCCACACACTCGTGGTCGGGGGGGAGAAGTTCGTCTTTCATCTTATCCCGTCGGGGATCCTCCACGAGACCAAACGGTGCGTCATAGGAAATGGGGTCGTCATTTCCCCCGGGGTTCTGATAGACGAAATCGACGCCCTCAGGAAGCGGGGGTACTTCAGGAGTGATTCTCAGCTTCTCATCAGTGAACAGGCCCATCTGATAATGCCCTATCATCAGAGACTCGATCTGGCCAGGGAACGGTTTCAGGGTCGAAACAGAATCGGTACGACCGGCCGGGGGATAGGCCCGGCCTATGAAGACAAGATGGGCCGAAGTGGGATACGGGTTGCGGATCTTCTTGACGAAGGGGTTTTTAGAAGAAAGCTGGAGGCGAGTCTCCTTGAGAAGAATTTCACCCTGACCCGGTTCTTCAAGGAGGAACCCTGTTCAAAGGAGGAGATTCTCGAGGAGTACGGCGTTTTCCGATCGAGGATCGCGCCCTTTGTGGCCAACACATCGGTCTTTCTCAACGAGGCCATAAGCGAGGGGCGGAGGGTCCTTTTCGAGGGCGCCCAGGGATGCCTGCTCGATGTGGATCACGGGACCTACCCCTTCGTGACCTCATCCAACACGGTTGCCGCCAATGCGTGTACGGGTGCGGGTATCGGTCCCACCTGCATCGACTACGTTCTGGGGGTTTCCAAGGCCTACACGACCCGGGTCGGGGAGGGGCCTTTCCCGACCGAGCTTCACGATGAGACAGGAGAGAGAATAAGGGCCCGAGGTGGAGAGTACGGCGCCACCACGGGGAGGCCGAGGCGGTGTGGTTGGTTCGACGCCGTGGTTCTCCGCCATGCCGTACTGATGAACGGGATGAGCGGGCTGGTCATCACCAAGCTCGACGTTCTCGATGAGATGGAGAAGATAAGGATCTGTACGGGATACCGGTATCAGGGGAATCTCCTTCGGTGGGTCCCGGCCAATATGGAAGTGCTGAAGCATTGCGAACCGGTCTACGAGGAATGCGAGGGATGGCTGAAAGATACAGGTGGGGCGAGGAGTTTTTCTGATCTCCCCCTCAGGGCCCGGCAGTATGTCAAGAGGCTGGAGAAATGCATCCAGACCGAGGTCGTGAGGGCCGGAGGGGTTGCCTTTTTGCATTTCATGGGCTAA
- a CDS encoding phosphoglycerate dehydrogenase has protein sequence MGVQRVLVSDRVSEKGLEILRGTEGISVDVRTGLSTEELRSIIGDYQALVVRSSTRVTAEVIDAAGKLRVIGRAGIGVDNVDVPAATRKGIVVMNTPQGNAVAAAEHTISMMCALARKIPQATAALKSGQWDRGRFMGVELGGKILGLVGIGNIGSIVAGRAQGLMMKVIAHDPYVTEEMARAKGVEPVSMEELLARSDFISVHTPLTDETRNLIDRSAFAKMRRGVMIINCARGGIVNERALHEALESGRVAGAALDCFEVEPPLGNPLLEFEQVICTPHLGASTEEAQEKVAVAIAEQLVDYLTRGVLQNTVNVPSVNLDLLPDLMPFSDLAERLGRFLAQLFGSAIEEVAIQYVGDVTRIPLAPLKAAALKGLLHPHLGDIVNFVNAPLMAEERGIAVVERSTSKAEDYTSLISIAAGSRDESHSITGSIFGRKQPRLLELNDSPLGGVLAGHLLVIRNEDRPGVIGNIGSVLGKKGINIASINVGRDRAGGRGITLLSLDAPLAKPIIDEISGLPHVMWVKQLELPLEPGSYLNRGKDS, from the coding sequence GTGGGCGTTCAGAGGGTTTTGGTCAGCGACAGGGTCTCGGAGAAGGGGTTGGAGATCCTGCGAGGAACAGAGGGGATTTCAGTGGATGTGAGGACAGGTCTCTCCACTGAAGAGCTGAGATCGATCATCGGGGATTACCAGGCCCTGGTGGTCCGGAGTTCGACCAGGGTGACCGCCGAGGTGATCGATGCTGCCGGAAAGCTCAGGGTGATCGGGCGCGCTGGAATAGGGGTGGACAACGTGGATGTTCCTGCGGCGACCCGCAAAGGGATCGTGGTAATGAACACCCCCCAGGGCAACGCCGTGGCGGCGGCTGAACATACAATCTCAATGATGTGTGCCCTGGCCAGGAAGATCCCCCAGGCAACGGCTGCCCTGAAGTCCGGCCAGTGGGATCGGGGGCGGTTCATGGGCGTCGAGCTGGGCGGCAAGATCCTCGGCCTGGTGGGGATAGGCAATATCGGAAGCATCGTGGCCGGGCGGGCCCAGGGGCTCATGATGAAGGTCATCGCCCACGACCCCTATGTGACGGAGGAGATGGCCCGGGCAAAAGGGGTAGAGCCGGTCTCCATGGAGGAGCTTCTGGCCAGGTCGGACTTCATCTCGGTTCACACCCCCCTGACTGATGAGACCAGAAACCTCATCGACCGGAGTGCCTTCGCCAAGATGAGAAGGGGCGTCATGATAATCAACTGTGCCAGAGGGGGGATTGTCAACGAGAGGGCCCTCCATGAGGCCCTGGAATCGGGGAGAGTCGCCGGAGCAGCCCTCGACTGTTTTGAAGTGGAGCCCCCCCTTGGGAACCCCCTTCTTGAGTTTGAGCAGGTGATCTGTACGCCCCATTTGGGTGCGTCTACGGAGGAGGCTCAGGAGAAGGTGGCGGTGGCGATAGCCGAGCAGCTCGTTGACTATCTGACCCGGGGTGTACTGCAGAACACCGTCAACGTCCCGAGTGTAAACCTCGATCTGCTTCCCGATTTGATGCCCTTCTCCGACCTGGCCGAGAGGCTCGGGAGATTTCTCGCCCAACTGTTCGGTTCTGCCATTGAGGAGGTTGCCATCCAGTACGTGGGGGATGTGACGAGGATTCCCCTGGCTCCTCTGAAGGCGGCGGCTCTGAAGGGGCTTCTCCATCCACATCTGGGAGACATCGTGAACTTTGTGAATGCTCCTCTCATGGCTGAAGAGAGGGGGATCGCCGTGGTGGAACGGAGTACCTCAAAGGCGGAGGATTACACGAGCCTCATCTCGATCGCGGCAGGTTCCAGGGACGAATCGCACTCTATCACAGGGTCGATCTTTGGGAGAAAGCAGCCACGCCTGCTGGAGCTCAACGATTCCCCCCTCGGCGGAGTTCTGGCCGGGCACTTGCTGGTGATTCGAAACGAGGACCGGCCGGGGGTTATCGGCAATATCGGCTCTGTCCTGGGAAAGAAGGGCATAAATATCGCTTCCATCAATGTGGGTAGGGACCGCGCAGGGGGTAGAGGAATAACCCTATTGTCCCTCGATGCACCCCTTGCCAAACCAATAATCGATGAGATCTCCGGACTTCCACACGTAATGTGGGTCAAGCAGTTGGAACTGCCCTTGGAACCGGGGAGTTATCTGAATCGGGGAAAGGACTCATGA
- a CDS encoding alanine--glyoxylate aminotransferase family protein has protein sequence MLPPETLLWMAAPVIHHREPEFSGILAEVRENLKYLFQTRQEVLMFAASATGAMEGTVSNLLRRGDVVLVVCGGKFGERWAEICEAYGVEVRAVDVPWGKAVEPHLVEEALERDSMIRAVFVTASETSTGVRHPVEKLAEITARHGEAVIVVDGVTGVGVFDLPMDRWGIDVLVTGSQKALMLPPGLSFVALSEKAWRLVERSNLPRYYFDFKREREKLEANDTSFTPAVTLVVGLRESLRMIRQEGLEALFLRHERLALAARNAVKALGLELYADQSPSEAVTAVRVPETMGAGQLKSRFYERFGITVAGGQGRAKGKIIRIAHLGYYDRLDMIMVISALEMLLKEMGHPFELGVGVKAAEEVFMDEPVQGSGDGTE, from the coding sequence ATGCTTCCGCCCGAGACCCTGCTGTGGATGGCCGCACCGGTAATCCATCATCGCGAACCGGAATTCTCCGGAATTCTTGCGGAAGTTCGTGAAAACCTCAAGTATCTCTTCCAGACAAGGCAGGAGGTTCTGATGTTTGCCGCCTCGGCCACGGGCGCCATGGAGGGGACGGTTTCGAATCTCCTGAGAAGGGGAGATGTGGTACTGGTTGTCTGCGGGGGGAAGTTCGGAGAACGATGGGCCGAGATCTGCGAGGCTTACGGCGTCGAGGTGAGGGCGGTCGATGTTCCATGGGGGAAGGCTGTGGAGCCCCACCTGGTGGAGGAGGCTCTGGAAAGGGATAGTATGATCCGTGCCGTCTTCGTAACGGCCAGTGAGACCTCTACAGGTGTGAGGCACCCGGTCGAGAAACTCGCCGAGATCACAGCAAGGCATGGGGAGGCGGTGATCGTGGTGGACGGGGTTACGGGGGTCGGGGTATTCGACCTTCCCATGGACCGATGGGGGATCGATGTCCTGGTGACAGGTTCCCAGAAGGCCCTGATGCTGCCTCCTGGATTGTCCTTTGTCGCCCTGAGTGAAAAAGCCTGGCGCCTGGTGGAGAGATCGAACCTGCCGAGGTACTATTTCGACTTCAAGAGAGAAAGGGAGAAACTCGAGGCCAATGACACCTCTTTCACCCCGGCTGTCACCCTGGTGGTCGGGTTGAGAGAGTCCCTGAGGATGATCAGGCAGGAGGGGCTGGAGGCCCTTTTCCTCCGCCACGAGAGGCTGGCTCTTGCTGCGCGGAATGCGGTGAAGGCTCTGGGGCTGGAACTCTACGCCGATCAATCCCCGAGTGAGGCCGTGACCGCGGTTAGGGTTCCGGAGACGATGGGAGCCGGTCAACTGAAGAGCCGGTTCTACGAGCGGTTCGGGATAACCGTGGCGGGGGGGCAGGGCCGGGCCAAGGGAAAGATCATACGGATAGCCCACCTCGGCTATTATGATCGGCTCGACATGATCATGGTTATTTCGGCCCTCGAGATGCTGCTGAAAGAGATGGGCCACCCTTTTGAGCTCGGTGTTGGGGTGAAGGCGGCCGAAGAGGTGTTCATGGATGAGCCGGTGCAGGGCTCCGGAGACGGGACGGAGTAG
- a CDS encoding FAD-dependent oxidoreductase: MQLPGVKKYPHIFSPGRIGGLETKNRIKYASTETNFNYRDGFVSDKEVAYMEAQARGGAGIVTTQGAYTDPLGVGKGYVGMMGIWDDKYIPGLKKIADVIHRYDALACLQLMHCGRVGGIELPFTHGPSDVPQKLPIFRPPKEMSREEIQVCIQEHIDGARRTVEAGYDIVEISGIVGYLISNFISSYTNKRTDEYGGDIRGRCRFMTDIIRGIRKEIGGGVPIGIRLCGRELLDDRGGNKPEESLESIKLAVEAGCDYVSVTAGWQESLIPVITRDVPMGNWLFIAEEVKRNVSVPVSMAYRLFVPDIPEKAIAEGKLDYWEMCRPMIADPFLPRKIMEDRGQDIIPCIACNVCLARLFRDTELCCTVRPSLGHEGEPEWGFYGFEKSRKRKKVVVVGAGPGGLTAAFVAAAKGHDVTVYEESDHTGGQMAAAANGPWGDNELIRYIDYAEAQCKKHGATIRLNRRVDRDLLEKEKADVVVLATGAQHDRETIPGSDKSHVVGALDVLRGKAKPGKRVVILGGLGIAISTALYIIDKHKDCQVSIVGEQKKFGADVNPSYIWRYMLKLKDGNVAQITRTKVKEITDQGVVVVTPEGKEESIPADTVVIAMLVPNRSVTYGKYAKDVYMIGDAVQVRRAYGAIHDGYRVGMRIDFVPYQTYHRVKPH; this comes from the coding sequence ATGCAGCTGCCAGGCGTTAAGAAGTATCCCCACATTTTCAGCCCTGGAAGGATAGGCGGGCTTGAGACAAAAAACAGGATCAAGTATGCCTCGACTGAAACTAACTTCAACTACAGGGACGGGTTCGTTTCGGACAAAGAAGTGGCTTACATGGAGGCTCAGGCGCGAGGAGGAGCTGGAATCGTGACAACCCAGGGCGCCTATACCGATCCTCTGGGAGTGGGCAAGGGCTACGTGGGGATGATGGGGATCTGGGACGACAAGTATATCCCCGGGTTGAAGAAGATCGCCGACGTGATCCACAGATACGATGCACTGGCCTGCCTCCAGTTGATGCACTGCGGCCGGGTCGGAGGGATAGAGCTCCCCTTCACCCACGGTCCCTCAGATGTACCCCAGAAACTCCCCATATTCCGGCCCCCCAAGGAGATGAGCCGGGAAGAGATCCAGGTCTGCATCCAGGAGCACATCGACGGTGCCAGGAGAACCGTAGAGGCAGGATACGACATCGTTGAGATCTCCGGTATCGTGGGCTACCTCATCTCGAATTTCATATCCTCTTATACGAACAAACGGACAGACGAATACGGGGGAGACATCAGGGGGCGATGCAGGTTCATGACAGACATAATCCGAGGGATCCGCAAGGAGATAGGCGGGGGTGTACCCATCGGGATCCGTCTGTGCGGCAGGGAACTCCTTGACGATCGCGGAGGGAACAAACCAGAGGAGAGCCTGGAGTCCATCAAACTCGCCGTGGAGGCGGGCTGTGATTACGTGAGTGTGACGGCCGGTTGGCAGGAGTCGCTCATCCCGGTGATCACCCGTGACGTGCCCATGGGAAACTGGCTTTTCATCGCCGAGGAGGTGAAAAGGAACGTTAGTGTCCCGGTCAGCATGGCCTATCGGCTCTTTGTCCCCGATATCCCTGAGAAGGCCATAGCCGAGGGAAAACTCGACTACTGGGAGATGTGCCGCCCCATGATCGCCGATCCTTTCCTGCCCAGGAAGATCATGGAAGACAGGGGGCAGGACATCATACCCTGTATCGCCTGTAATGTGTGTCTGGCCCGGCTCTTCCGAGACACGGAACTCTGCTGCACCGTGAGGCCCTCTCTGGGCCACGAGGGTGAGCCCGAATGGGGTTTCTATGGATTCGAGAAGTCGAGGAAGAGAAAGAAGGTCGTCGTCGTCGGCGCCGGACCCGGAGGGCTCACGGCTGCCTTCGTCGCTGCCGCAAAGGGCCACGACGTGACGGTCTACGAGGAGAGCGACCACACAGGGGGCCAGATGGCTGCCGCAGCCAACGGCCCTTGGGGAGACAACGAACTCATCCGGTACATAGACTATGCCGAAGCCCAGTGCAAGAAGCACGGTGCCACGATCAGACTCAACAGGAGGGTTGACAGAGACTTGCTCGAGAAAGAGAAAGCCGATGTCGTCGTCCTTGCCACAGGCGCACAGCATGACAGGGAAACCATACCGGGCTCCGACAAGAGCCATGTTGTGGGAGCCCTCGATGTCCTCCGGGGAAAGGCCAAACCGGGCAAGAGAGTGGTGATTTTGGGAGGGCTGGGGATCGCCATCTCCACTGCTCTCTATATCATCGACAAACACAAGGACTGCCAGGTCTCCATCGTGGGGGAACAGAAGAAATTCGGGGCCGATGTAAACCCATCCTACATCTGGAGGTACATGCTCAAACTGAAGGACGGCAACGTCGCCCAGATCACAAGAACCAAGGTCAAGGAGATCACAGACCAGGGGGTGGTGGTCGTCACCCCCGAGGGCAAGGAGGAGTCCATACCGGCCGATACGGTGGTCATAGCCATGCTCGTTCCCAACAGGAGTGTCACCTACGGCAAGTACGCCAAGGATGTCTACATGATCGGCGACGCCGTCCAGGTGAGGCGGGCCTACGGGGCGATCCACGACGGCTACAGGGTGGGGATGCGGATCGATTTTGTCCCCTATCAGACCTATCACAGGGTGAAACCACATTAG
- a CDS encoding 4Fe-4S binding protein: MFPWVDVYKCTGCGVCVRQCPVNIISLVNKKAAILLDLCEECGICAFVCPEVAIKNEIPEGGYNTANLPYVSRR, encoded by the coding sequence ATGTTTCCCTGGGTCGATGTATACAAATGCACTGGATGCGGCGTGTGCGTCCGCCAGTGCCCCGTGAATATCATCAGCCTCGTCAACAAGAAGGCTGCCATCCTCCTGGATCTATGCGAGGAGTGCGGCATCTGTGCTTTTGTCTGCCCAGAGGTAGCCATCAAGAACGAAATCCCCGAGGGCGGTTACAACACCGCCAATCTGCCCTACGTGAGCAGGCGTTGA
- a CDS encoding VOC family protein, translated as MKVNKIDHICIAVKDLDAARKIWEPILGKSEPDDPYVDEPEKIRVARYWLGDVGFELMESTSPDGDVAKFIEKRGEGIMLIGLNVDNTREAMEELKAKGYKFIGGARPFRNCEFAFIHPKEVNGVLLELIDYPWDELKK; from the coding sequence ATGAAGGTGAACAAGATCGACCATATCTGTATCGCGGTAAAGGATCTGGACGCTGCACGGAAAATCTGGGAGCCCATCCTCGGTAAATCAGAACCAGACGACCCCTATGTCGACGAGCCGGAGAAGATACGGGTGGCAAGGTACTGGCTCGGAGACGTGGGTTTTGAACTCATGGAGTCGACCAGCCCCGACGGTGACGTGGCCAAGTTCATCGAAAAGAGGGGAGAGGGGATTATGCTCATCGGGCTCAATGTGGACAATACCCGGGAGGCCATGGAAGAGCTCAAGGCCAAGGGATACAAGTTCATCGGTGGAGCCCGGCCGTTCAGGAACTGCGAGTTCGCCTTTATCCATCCCAAGGAGGTCAACGGAGTGCTCCTCGAACTGATCGACTATCCCTGGGACGAGTTGAAAAAATAG